GAGGCACACAAAGACACTCGTGAAAGACTTGAAATACATAGGACTATTAAAGCCATTTACTTTGGTTAGTGTCCAGCGAATGCAGCCAGCATCACGAACTGACGTGGCTCCCGAAGTTCACAGTGCTTGTGTAGCAAAAATACTGCAATATTAAGAGCCATATGGAGGCTGCAGTTTTTGGCCACTATTATAAAACATGATTCCTGTCCATGTGAAGGATTTCAGAAGCTAAAGAGGTAGAAATGGAAATAAGAAAACTCACTTTTTCAGTGTCAGCCATTTTGTGTTCCTCACTGGTAGGCTCGGGTGGAGGAGGTGGAGGTTGCTCATCAGTTTGTACCTGGGCCTGTGTTCCAGCCTCTGCTTGATCTTGCTGGACATGCCTCTGAAAGAAAACCCCAGGCACAAAGAGATGAGTGCTCAGGTAGACTGGATACAGCGAGAGGTTGGCAATATTAATACTTTAATCCATATAGTGACAGTGAACATGGGAGCATCTATGTATACTAACCTCCCCcacaggaaactaccaagatgctcgtccaggccctcataatctcccgcctagactactgcaacacccttctgcatggactcccagctaacactctcacccccctccagtccaccttaaactgcactgctcacttaatccacctcaccccccgatcttcatcggctgctcccctctgccagtccctccactggctacctatagcccagcgaattgagttcaagctactaacacagacatacaaagccatccacaacctgtcccctccatatatctctgaactaatctcccgctacctgcccacacgtaacctcagatcctccaacgacctcctactccgctcttctctcatccgctcctcacacaaccgtctccaagatttctcccgtgcatctcccatactctggaactccttaccaagacacataagactgatccccacaatcacaggcttcaagaaggccctgaagactcacctattcaggaaggcctacaacctccaataacactatcaccacaccaccatctgtacagtctccccctctccttctgtctctaccccccttccctcatagactgtaagccctcgcgggcagggccctctaccccactgtgccagtcggtcattgttagcattatatctacctgtacattctgggtattgtatgtaacccccaaatgtaaagcaccatggaattaatggtgctatataaataaataaagttatgtGCCCACACCCTCCTAGACAAAGCTTATCTCAGGCCTTCTAAGAATTACTTACATCGTCTTCCATAGGTTCTGCAGATCCTTGGTTGTTTGTATCCACGCCACTATCCACCGCTTGCTCCTCAATTTCATCCACCTCCGCTTTCTCAACAACAGAAGCCGTAGAAACGCTGAAGATGCCATGAGTGTTCACCCGAACCTTTACCTTCACTTTAGCCTTTTCTCCGTCTTTAGATGGAAAAATATTCTGAACAACAAACTGACCTGTGAATGGAGAGAAGTTCagcataaacaaacaaacaaacagtctCAGATATAGATGGAGCATGAATAGAGCCCAATATGCAGGTTAAACAATTTAACAGGTGCTCAAGTCACGTCACCTTCTGACCATTGGAGTACAGTAGAAATttaacattgataaaaaaaacttttcctaTGAAGCTTAATAGGTCTCACAATTGAAGATGACATCCTACTTGCCATCAGTGCTTCGTGACCTTTACTGTAAAGTGGCCTTAGGCcatttcacacggggcaagagggggcggattttgatacggaatcctcctcaaaatagaGGTTTACGTAGACCCCTAgcaggtccattcactgtgctggggggggggggggggggggggaggcagcctggcgtttttttttaaccaaaaacctctccagataccgctccaatgtaaaaaaaaagcttcctaattcctgaagcgttttgCCACACCCGACtgacatgtgaactagcccttacctaTTTTGGCTTCAGGGTAAGGGACGGTGGTGGGATTAGAATAAAAGGCCTCAAGCTGGAAAGGATTCTTCCTGTAGAAAGTGAGGACTTTAGAGAAGGGAGCAGGATGGTTCTTATTGAAGACTTCATAGAATCTGGAAAACAAGTCAGGATAAAAGATATAGattagaatataaataatatatatatcatGCACGCCTACTTCTCTCTTTATTACATAAGCGGCAAACACGTGCAATGCATAACGCTGAACTCCATAGAAGCATCAAGAAGCCAGCTATGGTCTACACACGTGCCGAGTCACCGACAGACTTGTATAGACGACCTGAATATTTAGCACTTCTACTTACCCTTCAGCCTCATCTGCTTCTGTGCTCCACTTCAGGGAGATGGGATAGGGTACTACATCGGTAACAGAGAACTCTCTAACTTTAAAGGCTGGTGAGAGAATGGCGCACTGCAGAAGAGAATGGCATGTTACATAAAGCAAGAACAACAAGACTCGCAGAGCTCTAGAAGCGTTTGATCATCTGCGCGAACTAGTCTTTATGTGTACTTCTATATTATAATACAAGTGTATTTCAACTTTCTCCATTCATCCGCCACGTCTGTACTCAGACTCGCACTGAATACGCCCCCCCTTATTTCTATAGCAACTCAGTAGGTTCAACAAAATGAAGACTGTTCAATGAACCTTTTTAAGAAATCATTTGAGAAGCGCAAGAGAGCACATCTATTCCATCTCCTTGTAACACAAGCGCTACGAGAATTTGTAGAAGACTCTAAATGTCCTTAGAATTAAACCTGCAAAGTGTAACATTTGCCGAGTAGCTATAGTAATAATGATAGAAGGaaagtcttattattattattatgcaggtGTGGACCCAcaaaaatggtattaataaaaacgtcatcttgtcccacatagAAAGAAGCCTTACCCAGCTGTACACACTCAAAtagaaaagttacaggtgtcacaaagtattttttctattttgcaaagttttaagtTTCTTAAAATGTATCAAAACAGCCGCGtcactcggtgccaaaatccaccccacagCCCCCAATGTGGACTAGCCCTAAgaaattggcgcaaatgcattCAGCTACATTACCTGAAGTGCACAGCCTCTTGCGACAGCCTCATCCGCATTTAGAGTAGTACTGAAATCCTTCCCAAAAAACTTAGCAATGCGTTCCTTCACAGCAGGAATACGAGTTGCACcaccaatgatttcaatggcacTGATATCCTCTACTCGAAGTTGGATCTGTTCCATTAAGGAGCGCAGGGGGGCATCAATTCTTTGTAGGAGATCTGCACATAAAGCTTCAAAGTCTGACCTGCAAGACCGGATTGAATTCATCAACTATGTGTCACAATATCTTTTCTTATAACATGCTGCTGGGACAACGCCAGAGAGTTTGTCTCTTACATGCTAGTGAATGGAAGTTTAGAGGTTATAATTCAGTTTTCCAAAATAGGAACTAGCGTATTGCCAAAGTTTGGAGAATTTTCACATGATATGCCATAATCTCAGTACTAGGGGTCAGGGACTGTCCTCCACAGCCACGCAGATCTGACAAAATGCTCACCTATTCATCCGTCCTGATACATCAATATCGTTCATGAAGCATTCAATATTCAGCGGCAGGTCGGTGCTATTGCTACTCATCAGCTTCTTCAGCTTCTCACACTCCTGATAGAGGCGCAGGAGTGCTCGGATTTTAGACTTGACATCCAACTTATATTTGGTTTTGAACTCGCCACAAAAGTGTTCAACCAATTTCTCATCGAAGTTCCTTCCTCCCAGGTAGGGGTCAAAGGCAGTGCCCAAAACCTAAAGGGGGGGAAccattatataaataaatgaaaattataTCCATCTATTCCACCCCTTTTCTCCCAATTCTCCATCGTTTTGAGTTACGTACCTTTAACTTCCCCTTATTAAAGGCACAAGCAGAAATCTGGAAAGATGAATGTCCCATATCAGCAAAAACCACAATCTTGGGTTTCTCCTCTGGACCTGGGAGATCCTGTTTATAGATGCCATAGTTCAAAGCAACTAgaggaaagaaaacaaaaaaacaaaaaaacaaattaaaattaaaaacactCTACATGTGAACAAAATGACAGATTCCTTTCTTAGCATGTTGATAGCATTCTAGGGTTAAAGGCACccatacaattttttttgcatCCGAAACCAGAATAAATGAGTACTTTGCAGATTCATACCCTTTAGGATCCACATCAGATTCTGGCTTCAAAAAAAACTATCAGTTAACAGAAGTGAAAGGGAACCCgtcaggtcaatttgggacactaaaacaGCTTAGACCCTTCGTTTAGTGTCCCAAGTCTCATTTAAGTCCCCCTGAGCCCAAATTTTAACACACTTATCTAGAGTTGAGTCTtatcggactcatctctggtgcagcTCCTCAATGAAGCCAAGGATAGACACCGCACAAGTTCTGGAGGTAAGGGGGAAAAACACACTGAAGTTGAGATGTACTCCTCTGGCATTACTGAAGAACTGCGTTGAGTACAGACGATAGAGTTTAGAGCCTTGTTATTGTGGGTACAGTTTGCTTTATTACAGGGTGACTTGGGACACTAGACCCGCAGTCCATAAGGGCCTGTGGCTGGTGTGCTGCTCTTATTTAACTTTCCATTCTGACACCAAGTTTCTTCTACAACCAGTTATCCCGAATAGGTGGCACTTACCTGCTGTCATATCATTTATCAGCTTTAGACAGTTCAAGCCAACTATCTGCGCTGAATCCAGCACAGACCTCCTCTCAGCATCTGTGAAGAATGAGGGAacctaaaaaacaaaataaattccaTATGACATTCAGTTCAGAAACAAGAAGTGACAGCACACATACAGGAACTGACTGGGAAAGCTAATCCTAGCTTGCAATGTGACAACTAAAAGCCCTAGGTGGGTCACTTCAGCCCCATTAGGTGGGATAGGACAGTGGTCCCCAGCCTATTTTTGCACCAAGGACTGGCTTCAATGGAAAACATTTTTCCCATGGCCTGGCAGGGAGAGGAAGGGTTATAGGCCGGCTCCACTTTGTAGATGGGAAGGCTCTCTGCCGGGCAGGCGGACAAGAATCGAGCATCTGAGTGCACTTGGTGAATGGCTAGACCCCGAGGCTGGATACTTTGCACTAGACCACATTGCTATGGTAAACTATCAGGTAGCGTGACATCTTAGCAGCTACAGGACGTCGTGCTGTCCCTGGTCCGCAGACTATTGGTTTAGGACCCCTGGGATAGGACACTTACAGATATGACACAGTCAGTCACTGGCTTCTTCAGGTTGCTCTCCGCTGTCTCCTTCAGTTTTGTCAGAAGCATTGCTGTTATCTGCTCTACACTGAATACATGTGGTTCATCCATGTACATCACCTAAaggaacaaataaataaataaaatccgtCATAAACTGAATCCGCagagaacaaaaacaaaacaatg
This sequence is a window from Leptodactylus fuscus isolate aLepFus1 chromosome 2, aLepFus1.hap2, whole genome shotgun sequence. Protein-coding genes within it:
- the HSPH1 gene encoding heat shock protein 105 kDa; the encoded protein is MSVVGFDLGYQNCHVAIARAGGIETVANEFSDRCTPAVVSFGTKNRTIGVAAKNQLVTNAKNTVYGFKKLHGRAFNDPFVQKEKNNLAYELVQTNNGGVGLRVMYMDEPHVFSVEQITAMLLTKLKETAESNLKKPVTDCVISVPSFFTDAERRSVLDSAQIVGLNCLKLINDMTAVALNYGIYKQDLPGPEEKPKIVVFADMGHSSFQISACAFNKGKLKVLGTAFDPYLGGRNFDEKLVEHFCGEFKTKYKLDVKSKIRALLRLYQECEKLKKLMSSNSTDLPLNIECFMNDIDVSGRMNRSDFEALCADLLQRIDAPLRSLMEQIQLRVEDISAIEIIGGATRIPAVKERIAKFFGKDFSTTLNADEAVARGCALQCAILSPAFKVREFSVTDVVPYPISLKWSTEADEAEGFYEVFNKNHPAPFSKVLTFYRKNPFQLEAFYSNPTTVPYPEAKIGQFVVQNIFPSKDGEKAKVKVKVRVNTHGIFSVSTASVVEKAEVDEIEEQAVDSGVDTNNQGSAEPMEDDRHVQQDQAEAGTQAQVQTDEQPPPPPPEPTSEEHKMADTEKVEKKSDKPPEAKKPKMKVKNIEVPIEANFVWQLGKDLLNMYIENEGKMILQDKLEKERNDAKNAVEEYVYDYRDKLAGPYGRFISDEDLSRFSELLTETENWLYEDGEDQSRRVYVEKLEELKKYGNPVTERYREAEDRPKAFEALGQRLQHYTKIIDEYKNQSQDYQHISATDMEKVEKCVRETMEWMNNAMNVQAKQRLDQNPAIYAREIKAQVSALDSSCHRIVTQPKPKVESPKSDKPVNGVNHNNEDLKADKNKTVPTSQQNGDCHPNEKETVDMDLD